Proteins from one Candidatus Latescibacterota bacterium genomic window:
- a CDS encoding 4Fe-4S binding protein, with the protein MAHKISDECISCGACEPECPVEAISEADDKYKIDPDTCTDCGACVDVCPVEAISAE; encoded by the coding sequence ATGGCTCACAAGATCTCGGATGAATGTATCAGTTGCGGTGCGTGTGAACCCGAATGCCCTGTAGAGGCTATCAGCGAAGCTGACGATAAATACAAGATCGATCCCGATACCTGTACGGATTGCGGTGCTTGCGTGGATGTCTGCCCGGTAGAGGCTATTTCCGCGGAGTAG